A DNA window from Helianthus annuus cultivar XRQ/B chromosome 15, HanXRQr2.0-SUNRISE, whole genome shotgun sequence contains the following coding sequences:
- the LOC110912949 gene encoding chitin-inducible gibberellin-responsive protein 1: MGSEQFYGYRLTSQRSSYSSPYPQVSVGPSTPIESRKFEARDSPNCPLSTPFESDTYTVLSSGASPSFEDSSSFNQAGSSRYMENALQDIESTLMAPEKEASMPMNPPSAQTMWRQQWTHEPSGPSMVHPQAMYSPRYTSSGSNHNNNSLKQLLTACASALAGNKINEFEILVERARAAVSITGDPIQRLGAYMVEGLVARRELSGNNIYRALRCREPQGKDLLSYMHILYEICPYLKFGYMAANGAIAEACKNENRIHIIDFQIAQGTQWMTLLQALAVKPGGPPYVRITGIDDPVSKYARGDGLELVGKRLEAVSQKFNIPIEFHPLSVYAPFVTTEMLDVRPGEALAVNFPLQLHHIPDESVDVNNPRDERLRMVKSLSPKVVTLVEQESNTNTAAFLPRFIEALDYYTAMFESIDTMLARDKKERINVEQHCLARDIVNIIACEGTERVERHELFRKWKSRLTMAGFTQNPLSPYVNSVIRDLLKCYSEHYSLVEKDGAMLLGWKDRNLISASAWH; the protein is encoded by the coding sequence ATGGGCTCAGAACAATTTTATGGTTACAGATTGACCAGTCAACGCTCATCTTACTCCTCTCCTTATCCACAAGTTTCCGTGGGTCCCTCAACGCCTATCGAGTCTCGAAAGTTTGAGGCACGAGACTCCCCCAACTGCCCTCTCTCAACCCCGTTCGAATCAGATACATACACAGTATTGAGCTCAGGTGCTAGTCCTTCTTTTGAAGATTCTAGCTCTTTTAACCAAGCAGGCAGTAGTCGTTACATGGAAAACGCTCTTCAGGATATCGAATCAACTCTTATGGCTCCAGAAAAGGAAGCGTCGATGCCCATGAACCCGCCCTCCGCTCAAACCATGTGGCGACAACAGTGGACCCATGAACCCAGCGGTCCAAGCATGGTGCACCCCCAGGCTATGTATAGCCCAAGATACACTTCATCTGGCAGTAATCATAACAATAATAGTCTTAAGCAGCTGCTTACTGCATGTGCAAGTGCTCTCGCTGGAAACAAGATTAACGAGTTTGAGATTTTGGTAGAACGTGCACGGGCTGCGGTTTCTATCACTGGTGACCCAATCCAGAGGCTAGGCGCGTATATGGTGGAAGGGCTGGTGGCTAGAAGGGAGTTATCTGGGAACAATATATACCGCGCGTTAAGATGTCGGGAGCCCCAAGGGAAAGATTTGCTTTCTTACATGCATATTTTATATGAAATTTGCCCGTACTTGAAGTTCGGTTACATGGCTGCGAATGGTGCGATAGCCGAAGCTTGTAAGAATGAAAACCGAATCCACATTATAGACTTCCAAATAGCTCAAGGGACCCAATGGATGACGCTTTTACAAGCACTTGCTGTTAAACCCGGGGGCCCACCATATGTTCGTATCACGGGGATCGATGATCCGGTTTCAAAATATGCCCGTGGAGACGGTTTAGAACTAGTTGGAAAACGGTTAGAAGCCGTTTCACAAAAGTTCAACATTCCAATCGAGTTTCACCCGCTTTCGGTTTATGCCCCGTTTGTGACAACAGAAATGCTCGATGTTAGACCCGGGGAAGCCCTGGCGGTTAACTTCCCGCTTCAACTCCACCACATACCCGATGAAAGCGTTGACGTGAATAACCCACGAGACGAAAGGTTACGAATGGTGAAGTCGCTTTCACCAAAGGTGGTTACATTGGTCGAACAAGAATCGAACACAAACACAGCTGCTTTCCTTCCAAGATTCATAGAAGCTTTGGATTATTACACCGCAATGTTTGAGTCAATCGATACAATGCTAGCGCGCGATAAAAAAGAAAGGATAAACGTGGAACAACATTGTCTGGCTCGGGATATAGTCAACATCATAGCCTGCGAGGGAACTGAACGAGTAGAAAGACATGAGCTTTTCAGAAAATGGAAGTCTAGGTTAACAATGGCGGGGTTCACACAGAACCCATTGAGTCCGTATGTGAATTCGGTTATCCGGGATTTGCTAAAGTGTTACTCGGAGCACTATAGTTTGGTGGAGAAAGATGGAGCTATGTTGTTGGGATGGAAAGATAGGAATCTGATATCAGCATCTGCTTGGCATTGA